From Phaeocystidibacter marisrubri, the proteins below share one genomic window:
- a CDS encoding VOC family protein yields the protein MKTLLSIIAFSTLLIGCDSNSAEKIANETSISDVEFQLDSTPVRDTTPRITGIGGIFYKSNDPVATKEWYAQHLGMKMNDWGSSFEFRNALRPSETNYLQWSVFNDSTSYLDPSQSDFMINYRVQNIEGLVRKMRASGVNVLDSIASYEYGKFVHILDRDGNKIELWEPVDEVLTEMGGVTNK from the coding sequence ATGAAAACACTTCTTTCCATTATCGCCTTCAGCACACTCCTCATCGGTTGTGATTCGAACAGCGCAGAAAAAATCGCCAATGAGACCTCCATTAGCGATGTAGAATTTCAATTAGACTCCACACCAGTGCGTGATACAACTCCACGAATAACAGGTATTGGTGGTATTTTCTACAAATCAAACGATCCTGTAGCTACCAAAGAATGGTATGCTCAACACTTGGGAATGAAGATGAACGATTGGGGATCTAGTTTTGAATTCCGAAACGCCCTACGTCCTTCGGAAACCAACTATCTTCAATGGAGTGTTTTTAACGATAGTACATCGTACTTAGATCCTTCCCAAAGTGACTTTATGATCAACTATAGAGTTCAAAACATAGAAGGATTAGTTCGCAAAATGCGCGCTTCAGGAGTCAACGTATTGGACAGTATCGCCTCGTATGAATATGGAAAGTTTGTTCACATTCTCGACCGCGACGGCAACAAGATAGAGCTATGGGAACCTGTAGATGAAGTATTGACAGAAATGGGCGGCGTCACCAACAAATAA
- a CDS encoding START domain-containing protein yields the protein MKRIHTYAIALLAFSSFHSQAQDWSLEVDKENIKVYTREVEGSSMDEFKAITTLNFPLSKVFETLKDASVLSEWSKNTSHCEVVEAKDNVQYRYSISDAPFPIDDRDSYVKFTYTESANRVRIDIEAVPEYGPKKEDYVRVTESKGYYLLEKLADNQTRITYQLHAEPGGSVPGWLANSASTDIPFNALTGLKQYLEE from the coding sequence ATGAAAAGAATACACACATATGCCATCGCGCTACTGGCCTTCTCTTCATTCCACTCACAAGCTCAAGATTGGTCCCTAGAAGTTGATAAGGAAAATATCAAAGTGTACACTCGAGAGGTTGAAGGATCAAGCATGGACGAGTTCAAGGCCATCACCACGCTAAATTTTCCGTTGAGCAAAGTTTTTGAGACGCTAAAAGATGCAAGTGTCCTGTCTGAATGGTCCAAAAACACCTCTCATTGTGAAGTGGTTGAGGCCAAAGACAATGTTCAATATCGATATTCCATCAGCGACGCACCCTTCCCTATTGACGATAGGGATTCCTATGTCAAATTCACTTACACTGAATCTGCAAATCGGGTAAGGATTGACATAGAAGCCGTTCCCGAATATGGTCCGAAGAAGGAAGACTATGTTCGTGTGACTGAATCGAAAGGCTATTACCTACTTGAAAAGTTGGCCGATAATCAAACTCGCATCACCTATCAACTCCATGCCGAACCCGGCGGATCGGTTCCCGGTTGGTTGGCGAACTCCGCCTCTACCGATATACCTTTCAATGCTTTAACAGGACTAAAACAGTATTTAGAGGAGTGA
- a CDS encoding iron chaperone codes for MAKRGPMPNFETIDDYIAHQPVEVQKVLMELRKAILEVIPNAIEVLNYKVPSFTLVPGGKRDQQIMMAGYAKFVGFYPFPTTIKAFAEELSDYKKGKGSVQFPLNKPLPIKLIQRMVLYRKMELDRMG; via the coding sequence ATGGCTAAACGAGGTCCTATGCCCAACTTCGAAACTATTGATGACTACATTGCCCATCAACCTGTAGAAGTTCAAAAAGTACTGATGGAGTTGCGAAAAGCAATACTCGAGGTAATTCCAAATGCCATTGAAGTACTCAATTACAAAGTGCCTTCCTTCACTTTGGTACCTGGAGGCAAACGCGACCAACAGATAATGATGGCAGGATATGCAAAGTTTGTAGGTTTCTACCCTTTCCCCACAACTATAAAGGCGTTCGCCGAAGAATTATCTGACTACAAAAAGGGAAAAGGATCTGTACAGTTTCCGCTAAACAAGCCATTGCCCATTAAACTCATTCAGCGAATGGTTCTCTATCGCAAGATGGAATTAGACAGGATGGGATAA